One region of Gossypium raimondii isolate GPD5lz chromosome 6, ASM2569854v1, whole genome shotgun sequence genomic DNA includes:
- the LOC105773079 gene encoding uncharacterized protein LOC105773079 isoform X1 — protein sequence MNTKAKKVPLKHEKEKADMQGTKSMVTTKAMKNKRASINERKMALQQDVDKLKKKLRQEENIHRALERAFNRPLGALPRLPPYLPPSTLELLAEVAVLEEEIVRLEEQVVHLRQDLYQEAVYISSSKRNMESSVDLNEPCLDNPKYQQPKTLTRCTSMASYSRSFSDDKRGKENQSWTNSTKSNKGPLLKRPLIDSKSSEKRLDPQKLQIECRVRDQSNAETRNISIPDERTSGDDGPNKVSEDLIRCLSSIFLRMNSIKKTFPSLSMLGSQETGFRDPYGICSDYGRRDIGPYKHLVSISDDSINLNRTSNSLFLLHRLKLLLARLASLDLQNLNHQEKLAFWINIYNSCMMNAFLEQGVPESPEMVVELMRKATINVGGHLLNAITIEHFILRLPYHSKFAFPKGTKNDEMTARSMFGLELSEPLVTFALACGSWSSPAVRVYTSSQVENELEVAKREYLQAAVGISSTKFAIPKLLDWYLLDFAKDLDSLLDWICLQLPNELGKEAIKYLERAQGESLVKFVQIIPYEFNFRYLLCT from the exons atgaatacCAAAGCCAAGAAAGTTCCATTGAAGcatgaaaaa GAGAAAGCAGATATGCAGGGGACCAAGTCAATGGTTACTACAAAGGCAATGAAAAACAAACGAGCTTCGATCAATGAGAGAAAAATGGCCCTTCAACAAGAT gTTGATAAATTGAAGAAGAAGCTTAGACAAGAAGAGAATATTCATAGAGCTTTAGAGAGAGCTTTTAATAGACCTTTGGGAGCTTTACCTCGTCTTCCTCCATATCTTCCTCCTTCA ACATTGGAGCTTTTGGCTGAAGTGGCAGTACTCGAAGAAGAGATCGTTCGGCTCGAAGAACAGGTGGTACACCTCCGACAAGACTTATATCAAGAAGCTGTTTATATATCATCGTCGAAAAGGAACATGGAAAGTTCAGTTGATTTGAATGAACCTTGCTTGGATAATCCTAAATATCAGCAACCGAAAACTTTAACTCGATGCACATCGATGGCAAGTTATTCACGATCCTTTTCGG ATgataaaagaggaaaagagaaTCAGTCTTGGACTAATTCCACAAAGAGCAATAAGGGACCTCTTTTGAAGAGACCTTTGATCGATTCGAAGTCATCGGAGAAGCGTTTAGATCCTCAAAAGTTGCAG ATAGAATGTAGAGTGAGAGACCAAAGCAACGCAGAAACACGAAATATAAGCATCCCCGATGAGAGAACGTCGGGAGACGATGGACCGAATAAAGTTTCGGAGGACCTTATAAGATGTTTATCCAGCATTTTCTTAAGAATGAACTCAATAAAGAAAACTTTTCCTTCATTATCAATGCTGGGGTCTCAAGAAACCGGATTTCGTGATCCTTACGGTATTTGTTCGGATTATGGAAGGAGAGATATTGGACCATATAAGCATTTAGTTTCGATCAGTGATGACTCGATCAATCTAAATCGAACATCGAATTCTTTATTTCTGTTGCATAGATTGAA ACTCCTCCTTGCAAGATTGGCCTCATTGGACTTGCAGAACCTTAACCATCAAGAAAAGCTTGCATTTtggataaatatttataattcttGCATGATGAAT GCATTCTTAGAACAAGGAGTACCAGAAAGTCCAGAAATGGTTGTGGAACTGATGAGAAAG GCAACCATAAATGTTGGGGGACACCTGTTGAATGCAATAACTATAGAACATTTCATTCTCAGATTGCCTTACCACTCAAAATTT GCTTTTCCAAAGGGTaccaaaaatgatgaaatgacaGCCAGGAGCATGTTCGGATTGGAATTATCTGAACCACTGGTGACATTTGCACTTGCATGTGGAAGCTGGTCCTCTCCTGCT GTTCGAGTTTATACCTCTTCTCAAGTTGAAAACGAGTTGGAAGTGGCCAAGAGAGAGTACTTGCAGGCTGCAGTTGGGATTTCATCAACAAAGTTTGCAATCCCAAAGCTATTAGATTGGTACTTACTTGACTTTGCTAAGGACTTAGATTCATTGCTTGATTGGATTTGCCTTCAATTACCCAATGAACTAGGAAAAGAAGCAATTAAATATCTAGAAAGAGCTCAAGGAGAGTCTCTTGTAAAGTTTGTTCAAATTATACCTTATGAGTTCAACTTTAGGTACCTTTTATGcacataa
- the LOC105773077 gene encoding uncharacterized protein LOC105773077 produces the protein MAISSLTRLATSTINSPPPFTTVLIISRYFTKRIIFTTATQKNNPPRSFKTMSSSQNSKVIAPYGSWKSPITADVVSGSSKRLGGTAVDPQGHLFWLESRPSESGRVVLVKEAGDEPIDITPPEFAVRTLAQEYGGGAFRISGDTVIFSNYKDQRLYKQSTSSKGSCPVPITPDYGGPVISYADGVFDSRFNRYITVMEDRRVSSTNSTTTIVAVPLDGTIQEPNVLVSGNDFYAFPRVDSKGERMAWIEWSHPNMPWDKSELWVGYISENGDIHKRVCVAGYDPKIVESPTEPKWSPTGELFFITDRKNGFWNLYKWVESKNEVLPLYPLNAEFARPLWIFGMNSYEFVKNEAGKTLIACTYRQNGKSYLGILDDVQGSFSLLDIPFTDIDNIASWNDYLYVEGASAVHPSSVAKVTLDGRKVVDFKICWSSSSDCLKYESYFSQPELIEFPTVVPGQNAYAYYYPPTNPLYQASQEEKPPLLLKSHGGPTAETRGILNLSIQYWTSRGWAFVDVNYGGSTGYGREFRERLLDRWGIVDVDDCCSCAKFLLENGKADKERLCITGGSAGGYTTLAALAFRDTFKAGASLYGVADLNLLKAETHKFESHYLDKLVGDDKAFFDRSPINFVDKFSCPIILFQGLEDKVVPPDQARKIYKALKEKGLPVALVEYEGEQHGFRKAENIKFTIEQQMVFFARLIGRFNVADPITPIKVDNFD, from the exons ATGGCTATTTCGAGCCTCACTCGCTTAGCCACTTCCACCATTAATTCACCACCACCATTCACCACCGTTCTCATAATTTCTCGCTATTTCACTAAAAGAATCATCTTCACCACCGCTACTCAAAAAAATAATCCACCCCGCAGTTTCAAAACAATGTCTTCTTCTCAAAACAGCAAAGTAATAGCACCGTACGGTTCATGGAAATCACCCATCACAGCCGACGTCGTTTCGGGTTCATCTAAACGGCTCGGTGGCACCGCCGTTGACCCTCAGGGTCACCTCTTTTGGCTTGAGTCACGACCTTCTGAATCTGG gcGGGTGGTTCTTGTTAAGGAAGCTGGAGACGAACCGATTGATATTACTCCACCGGAGTTTGCTGTACGGACGTTGGCTCAAGAGTATGGAGGAGGAGCGTTTAGGATTTCTGGGGATACCGTGATTTTCTCAAATTATAAAGATCAGAGATTGTATAAGCAATCAACCAGTTCCAAAG GTTCTTGTCCAGTTCCAATCACTCCAGATTATGGAGGACCAGTTATAAGTTATGCCGATGGGGTTTTTGATTCAAGGTTTAATCGTTATATCACCGTAATGGAAG ATCGCCGTGTAAGTAGTACAAATTCAACCACAACAATTGTAGCGGTGCCGCTTGATGGGACTATCCAAG AACCAAATGTATTAGTGAGTGGCAATGATTTCTATGCTTTCCCTCGAGTGGACTCGAAAGGTGAAAGGATGGCATGGATTGAATGGAGTCATCCTAACATGCCATGGGATAAATCGGAGCTCTGGGTTGGCTATATTTCCGAGAATGG AGACATACACAAACGTGTTTGTGTAGCTGGTTATGATCCTAAAATCGTGGAGTCTCCTACTGAGCCGAAGTGGTCCCCTACAG GAGAACTATTTTTCATTACAGATagaaaaaatggattttggaATCTCTATAAATGG GTTGAATCTAAGAACGAGGTGCTTCCACTTTATCCTTTGAATGCTGAGTTTGCAAGACCATTATGGATTTTTGGGATGAATTCTTACGAGTTCGTCAAGAACGAGGCTGGAAAAACCTTAATTGCTTGCACTTATAG GCAGAATGGGAAGTCGTATCTTGGAATTTTGGATGATGTTCAGGGTTCATTTTCACTGCTCGATATTCCTTTCACGGATATAGACAATATT GCTTCATGGAATGATTATCTGTATGTCGAGGGAGCCTCTGCGGTTCATCCTTCATCAGTGGCTAAG GTGACTCTAGATGGTCGTAAAGTAGTTGATTTCAAGATTTGTTGGTCGTCTTCGTCAGATTGTTTAAAGTACGAGTCTTACTTCAGTCAACCGGAGTTAATTGAATTTCCGACAGTGGTTCCTGGTCAAAATGCCTATGCTTACTATTATCCGCCAACTAATCCGCTTTATCAAGCTAGCCAGGAAGAAAAGCCACCATTGCTGTTGAAAAGTCACG GAGGACCTACTGCTGAAACTCGTGGAATTTTGAATCTAAGCATCCAGTACTGGACTAGCCGAGGTTGGGCATTTGTGGATGTTAACTATGGTGGAAGCACAG GTTACGGAAGAGAATTTCGTGAACGACTTTTGGACCGTTGGGGAATTGTTGATGTTGATGACTGTTGTAGCTGTGctaaatttttg TTGGAGAATGGGAAGGCAGATAAGGAACGACTTTGTATAACAGGAGGCTCTGCCGGTGGGTACACAACCTTAGCAGCTCTTGCTTTTAGAGATACATTCAAGGCTGGAGCTTCCCTCTATGGG GTAGCTGACTTAAACTTGTTGAAGGCCGAGACACATAAATTCGAATCCCATTATCTTGATAAACTCGTTG GAGATGATAAGGCTTTCTTCGATCGATCACCCATCAATTTTGTAGATAAATTTTCTTGTCCCATCATTCTCTTTCAGGGACTCGAAGACAAG GTTGTACCCCCGGATCAAGCTCGTAAAATCTACAAGGCATTGAAGGAAAAGGGTTTGCCTGTTGCTCTTGTCGAGTATGAAGGCGAACAGCATGGTTTCCGCAAG GCTGAGAACATTAAATTCACGATAGAACAACAAATGGTGTTTTTTGCACGGTTGATTGGACGCTTCAATGTTGCCGATCCCATTACACCGATCAAAGTAGACAACTTCGACTGA
- the LOC105773079 gene encoding uncharacterized protein LOC105773079 isoform X2: MNTKAKKVPLKHEKEKADMQGTKSMVTTKAMKNKRASINERKMALQQDVDKLKKKLRQEENIHRALERAFNRPLGALPRLPPYLPPSTLELLAEVAVLEEEIVRLEEQVVHLRQDLYQEAVYISSSKRNMESSVDLNEPCLDNPKYQQPKTLTRCTSMASYSRSFSDDKRGKENQSWTNSTKSNKGPLLKRPLIDSKSSEKRLDPQKLQIECRVRDQSNAETRNISIPDERTSGDDGPNKVSEDLIRCLSSIFLRMNSIKKTFPSLSMLGSQETGFRDPYGICSDYGRRDIGPYKHLVSISDDSINLNRTSNSLFLLHRLKLLLARLASLDLQNLNHQEKLAFWINIYNSCMMNAFLEQGVPESPEMVVELMRKATINVGGHLLNAITIEHFILRLPYHSKFAFPKGTKNDEMTARSMFGLELSEPLVTFALACGSWSSPAVRVYTSSQVENELEVAKREYLQAAVGISSTKFAIPKLLDWDLPDTLTHY, from the exons atgaatacCAAAGCCAAGAAAGTTCCATTGAAGcatgaaaaa GAGAAAGCAGATATGCAGGGGACCAAGTCAATGGTTACTACAAAGGCAATGAAAAACAAACGAGCTTCGATCAATGAGAGAAAAATGGCCCTTCAACAAGAT gTTGATAAATTGAAGAAGAAGCTTAGACAAGAAGAGAATATTCATAGAGCTTTAGAGAGAGCTTTTAATAGACCTTTGGGAGCTTTACCTCGTCTTCCTCCATATCTTCCTCCTTCA ACATTGGAGCTTTTGGCTGAAGTGGCAGTACTCGAAGAAGAGATCGTTCGGCTCGAAGAACAGGTGGTACACCTCCGACAAGACTTATATCAAGAAGCTGTTTATATATCATCGTCGAAAAGGAACATGGAAAGTTCAGTTGATTTGAATGAACCTTGCTTGGATAATCCTAAATATCAGCAACCGAAAACTTTAACTCGATGCACATCGATGGCAAGTTATTCACGATCCTTTTCGG ATgataaaagaggaaaagagaaTCAGTCTTGGACTAATTCCACAAAGAGCAATAAGGGACCTCTTTTGAAGAGACCTTTGATCGATTCGAAGTCATCGGAGAAGCGTTTAGATCCTCAAAAGTTGCAG ATAGAATGTAGAGTGAGAGACCAAAGCAACGCAGAAACACGAAATATAAGCATCCCCGATGAGAGAACGTCGGGAGACGATGGACCGAATAAAGTTTCGGAGGACCTTATAAGATGTTTATCCAGCATTTTCTTAAGAATGAACTCAATAAAGAAAACTTTTCCTTCATTATCAATGCTGGGGTCTCAAGAAACCGGATTTCGTGATCCTTACGGTATTTGTTCGGATTATGGAAGGAGAGATATTGGACCATATAAGCATTTAGTTTCGATCAGTGATGACTCGATCAATCTAAATCGAACATCGAATTCTTTATTTCTGTTGCATAGATTGAA ACTCCTCCTTGCAAGATTGGCCTCATTGGACTTGCAGAACCTTAACCATCAAGAAAAGCTTGCATTTtggataaatatttataattcttGCATGATGAAT GCATTCTTAGAACAAGGAGTACCAGAAAGTCCAGAAATGGTTGTGGAACTGATGAGAAAG GCAACCATAAATGTTGGGGGACACCTGTTGAATGCAATAACTATAGAACATTTCATTCTCAGATTGCCTTACCACTCAAAATTT GCTTTTCCAAAGGGTaccaaaaatgatgaaatgacaGCCAGGAGCATGTTCGGATTGGAATTATCTGAACCACTGGTGACATTTGCACTTGCATGTGGAAGCTGGTCCTCTCCTGCT GTTCGAGTTTATACCTCTTCTCAAGTTGAAAACGAGTTGGAAGTGGCCAAGAGAGAGTACTTGCAGGCTGCAGTTGGGATTTCATCAACAAAGTTTGCAATCCCAAAGCTATTAGATTG GGACCTTCCAGATACTCTAACCCATTATTAA
- the LOC128041948 gene encoding uncharacterized protein LOC128041948, whose protein sequence is MFLLPLHLSTLHSRFSFSASMIGAFFAFVSVALASLSTSLTLWFELSSLRRRQSHFNGATFSSSSAVFFFSSTVTPHFTADLFLSFHDRISFALVLFDLYISMALLSPLPPPCSSYRRQRHTSRLISFSPSMIGSPSPSS, encoded by the exons atgtttcttcttcctcttcatctCTCCACACTTCATAGCCGATTCTCTTTCTCTGCTTCCATGATCGGAGCTTTCTTTGCCTTCGTCTCCGTTGCCTTAGCAAGTTTATCGACGTCATTGACTCTCTGGTTTGAACTTTCATCTCTTAG AAGGCGCCAATCGCATTTCAATGGCGCTACTTTCTCCTCTTCCTCCGCCGTGTTCTTCTTCTCCTCGACGGTAACTCCACACTTCACGGCCGATCTCTTTCTCTCCTTCCATGATAGGATCTCCTTCGCCCTCGTCTTATTCGATCTGTACATTTCAATGGCGCTACTTTCTCCTCTTCCTCCGCCGTGTTCTTCTTATCGGCGGCAACGCCACACTTCACGGCTGATCTCTTTCTCTCCTTCCATGATCGGATCTCCTTCGCCTTCGTCTTAG